ACCAAATAAAATAGCAGCCTGGACACTACGCGAACGCGGCACAGATTATGTAATCGTAACACCTGTGCGACAATAAACTTACTACCGACGGACACAATAATAAGTGTCCGTCGGTCTCTCTCTCAATCCCTCAGTCCTCTAAAAATAACCCCCTAAACGCCCACGAGATGGTTGTTTGCAAGCACCGCTTGCGCGGCAGCTACAGTTATCATGTTAAATATCTCATCCACTGAGGCGTGGCGCTGCATTACATAGGCAGGAGCCCGTAAGCCAAGAATAACTGGGCCAACTACTCTTGCTCCTCCTAGATGTTGCAACAACTTGTACGCTATATTTCCCGATTGCATATCGGGAAATATGAGCACATTAGCCGAACTGCGCAAGGCGCAAAAAGGATAATTTTCCGTCAGTATGTCTTCAACTACAGCTGTATCTGCTTGCATTTCCCCATCAATCTCAAGCTCCGGAGCAATCTTCTGAACTAGCTCTTTTGCTCGCCGCACTAAGGTAGCTGAAGGGTGCCTTACGCTGCCAAAATTAGAATAGGAAAGCATAGCAACGCGAGGAACAATATCCATGCTCTTAGCAAACTCGGCTGCGAGAATAGCAATATTAGCTAACTTCTCGCTATCCATATCGATGTTTATTGAAGTATCTGCAAAAAACAACACGCGATCTCCACAAGACACCAAATACAAGCCTGCGGCTGTTTTGACATCCTCTCGCAAACGCACAATCTCTAAGATTGGCCTAACCATATCCGGATAATAGCGATCAACTCCGCAAATCAATCCGTCAACACTTCCCTCGGAAAGCATGGTATTTGCAAAAATATTCGGCTTTTGCATTTCTCGCTTGGCATCGCTTAAAGTGACACCTTTTCGGCTCATATACCCGTAATATTTCTCGATATATGCCGAAAAACGCGAATCCTTCGCCGGTTCTAACAAACTCAGGCACTCAATATTGAGTTTGAGCTTAGTCGCTTGCTCTCTAATATTAGAAATATTTCCTAGCAGTATTGGCTCCGCAATGCCCTCCTCTTTTGCCATAAGCGCGGCTTTAATTACCCTCGGATTCTCTCCCTCCGCCAAGGCTATAGTTTTAGTTCCGCGCCTCTTTGCTAAAGCGTGATATCCACTTAAGATAACCCGACCATGATTTTGCTTGCTCTTAAGACTTAATACGTAATCCTCAACCGATATATCTTTGCGCGCCACACCCGTATCCATAGCAGCAAGTGCAACGGCAGGCGCTACATAGTAAAGCACCCGAGGGTCAAAAGGTTTAGGAATAAAATAATCTCTGCCAAAGGAAAAATGAGCATTTCCATAGGCTCTGCGAACGCTTTCGGGAACTGGCTCTCTAGCAAGACTTGCTAGGGCATTAACGGCCGCTAGCTTCATCTCCGTATTAATCTCTCGCGCCCGCACATCCAAGGCACCACGAAAAATATATGGAAAACCCAATACATTGTTTACCTGATTGGGATAATCGCTTCGTCCTGTGGCTAAAATTATATCTTCGCGCGTAGCCTTAGCTAAGGGATAATCGATCTCTGGGTCGGGATTCGCCATTGCAAAGACTATTGGATTATCTGCCATTGACTGAATCATTTCTGGAGTTACCAGTCCCTTAGTTGATAATCCAATAAAGACATCCGCACCCCTCATTGCTTCCGCAAGCGTCCTTAAGCTAGTTTGGCGAGCAAATTCTTCCTTTTGCGCATTCATCCCCTCCTCTCGCCCCAAGTAAATTACGCCCACCGAATCGCACATTAAAACATTTTCTTCCCTCAACCCCATAACGAACAATAACTTCATACAGGCAATCGCAGCCGCGCCAGCGCCACTTACGACGACGCGCACTTTGTCGAGTTTTTTTTGCGCAAGATCTAAGGCGTTAACCATTGCAGCAGCCGTAATAATCGCCGTGCCGTGTTGATCGTCGTGAAAAACTGGAATGTCGAGTTCGCG
This portion of the Deltaproteobacteria bacterium genome encodes:
- a CDS encoding NADP-dependent malic enzyme codes for the protein MSDSFDALQYHACPTPGKIQVLPTKPCHTARDLALAYSPGVAEPCKVIAEDEEAVYRYTSKGNLVAVISNGTAVLGLGNIGPSASKPVMEGKGILFKTFADIDVFDIELKCDSIEHFISTVKALAPTFGGINLEDIKSPECFEIEEVLARELDIPVFHDDQHGTAIITAAAMVNALDLAQKKLDKVRVVVSGAGAAAIACMKLLFVMGLREENVLMCDSVGVIYLGREEGMNAQKEEFARQTSLRTLAEAMRGADVFIGLSTKGLVTPEMIQSMADNPIVFAMANPDPEIDYPLAKATREDIILATGRSDYPNQVNNVLGFPYIFRGALDVRAREINTEMKLAAVNALASLAREPVPESVRRAYGNAHFSFGRDYFIPKPFDPRVLYYVAPAVALAAMDTGVARKDISVEDYVLSLKSKQNHGRVILSGYHALAKRRGTKTIALAEGENPRVIKAALMAKEEGIAEPILLGNISNIREQATKLKLNIECLSLLEPAKDSRFSAYIEKYYGYMSRKGVTLSDAKREMQKPNIFANTMLSEGSVDGLICGVDRYYPDMVRPILEIVRLREDVKTAAGLYLVSCGDRVLFFADTSINIDMDSEKLANIAILAAEFAKSMDIVPRVAMLSYSNFGSVRHPSATLVRRAKELVQKIAPELEIDGEMQADTAVVEDILTENYPFCALRSSANVLIFPDMQSGNIAYKLLQHLGGARVVGPVILGLRAPAYVMQRHASVDEIFNMITVAAAQAVLANNHLVGV